The segment ACAACAAAGTGAGCTTAGAGGAATGACAGCTTCAGTAATTCTACTTGTAGACTTAAACTTATCTGAATCTGTATATCTGCTACTGAATACAAAATTCGTAGCTCAGCAGTCATACAAATGCCACTTAAACCTTGATATCCTTCACGTCTAACACAACTGCTCAGTTTGGATTCCCACTGAAGCTCAGGAGTGCGGTTTAGAAGATCTGTGCAATGCATTGCTCAGCAATGAGAAAAGCCAAGTTTGCTTAGGACAGCTGCAGGTCTCCAGTCAAATATTTATCTTGGTTGCATTCATACTGACCAATCTTCAGTAATCAACAAAGCACTCAAGTGCCAATTTTACACACACACTCGCACGTAAAATTCCAGCAAGGTAAGCGTATTGGAGGGTCAAGATAGATAACACCACCTAATATCTACACTAAATAACAGTTTACCCTGAGAAAATTTTACAGATCTCATGTGGCATTTACCCATCTCGCACTGACGTCCAAACACCATTAGAAATCCTACTTGGGAGTAAGACACAAATTCAATCCCTTGAATTCAAATACACTTGTTCCTTTGTAAGAGTTCAACTGCAAGATAAGTGTTTACATgaattttaagtaaaattatGTCCTAATGAAGATGTGTTGATGACATTTATTAATGTTTTTGACACTAAATATTATTTGAAGATATACTAAAAGATTCGCCTTCATTTCTATCATCTCTTCAGCAGTACAGTAACATTAAAGATTGGAGTGCATACTGCAGTATAATTGTTTTCATTACTGTAGACAGTGCAATAACAACACACATTAATCCTTACAAGTCTGACAGTGAGAGCAAAGAGACTTCTGTTTTGTCACAGACACTATTGTTAATACCGTGGTTTTCTCATCTGCACAGAAGATGTTGCCTTCTTTGGGAATACAGACTTGCATTAGAAACTGAGCAGAAGCAGGAATTTGCTCATTCAATCATTACCTTTGGCTaggagaaatggggaagaacAGGATGAGAAGGTAAAAAACAACTACAggtacaaacaaaacaacatgtGGTATAGTCGTCTTACCCAGATGAAGATGTGGATGTATGTGGCTTGTCATCTGTACCTGTAGAACAGCCAAGAGCCATTTCTTAGAACccatgcttttaaaacaaacctaTCTTGCTAACTACAACAGCAAATTCAGGAAGTTAGAGATCATTATAATCACTTATCAAGACTTGCAAATTAAATGCCCTTTATTGCTATCAGGTATGATGAACACTGCAGAGAGTTCCAACCCtacacatagaatcacagaattgcccaggctggaaaagaccttcacaatctttgagtccaaccacaacctaaccatgctaccgtaactctaacaaccctctgctaaatcatgtccctgagcaccacatccaaatagtttttaaacacatccagggatggtgactcaaccacctccttgggtagcctatgccagtgcttaacaaccctttctgtaaagaagtgtttcctaatgtccaacccaaacttcccctggcacagcttgaggccacTTCCCCTCaccctgtcacctgtcagcagtgagaagagaccaaccccactctcactgtaagcacctttcagatattggaagagagcaataaggtctcccatcagcctccttttccccagacttaacagccccagttccttcagtccCTCCTCATAGGGCACATTCTCCAAGTCCTTCAAAAGCCttattgcccttctttggacctgctccagcacctcagtgtcctttctgtactgaggtgcccaacaCTGAAACACACGTAAGGTTTTACCTTAAGTTGGTAGTGATTACTTAGGCTCTTGCACTCACTTAAGCACAGTGTAATAGCTTGCGTTATAGCACTTAATGTAACACAGAATAGTAAAAACACTCCATGAATACGAACCACAATGAGTATTTTAACTCAACAGTGCAGAGAAAAGGAGATAAACTACCAAGCAGATCAGTGAACTCATAGAGCAgactttttccccttccagcaGCAACAAGCTGACATTAACTCAACACTCACCCGTtcacacagcagagcaaaagaaaaccaagcactgaagatgaaaaacagcCAGATTCTGGAAGTACTTGAAAAAATATCTTCCCTCTTTACCTTTTGATCTCTTTAACTGTGCACTTTCTGCATCGGcagtttttctcttcacagCATGAGATGATGCACCAGCAGCCGAACCACTCGCTGCCTGCTTTGCGCCCTTTAATTCTGCAACTCTCTGCAAAGAAACACAATGTTTAAGAGGCTCTCCTACCAGGAACGTTCAGCTATCAGCTTAAAACGCAGTCATTTCACAACGCAATGTTTGTGGTGACCTGTTACACGATGTGATGCAGGACCAGAGCAACACAGAACCTCACAGCCCgcccagctccaacccccgccgtgggcagggctgccacccagcccAGGGCCCGACCCAACGCGGCCTTCAGCGCCCCCAAGGATGTGACGGCCGCAGCCCCCcgggcagcccatcccaccgCCTCGCCGCTCCCCCACAGGCGATGGGGGCCGCTGACGCCCGCTCACCTCGCGGTGCTGCTTTCCTAGGACGTGAGTCTGCCACAGCAGCTCGCTCTTCACGGGCGCGCTGCACAACGTGCAGCTCAGGTGGCCCAGGCTGTTGTACGTGACGACGCCGTTAAGGAAAGAAGCGGGGCTCTGCGTGAACCTCCCCCCGCCCTCAGCGCtacctcccttcctccccctcaGCAAGAATCGAGGCTTAGGGCCTTCCCCGCCCGGCCTGCCGAGGATATTTGGCGAAAGGCGATTCGATCCGCTTCTTGTCCGCGTTCTGCCGCTTCTTCTCCCGCATGAGACgccgcagctcctcctgccgcacCTGCTTCCGCCCCGCGCCCACCCcggccgccgccatcttgtccCGGCGAGCAGAGCGAGGCTGCGGCTCCCCCCCTTGAGGGCGGGGCTAAGGGCAATGGCCGCCCCCAGTCTGGGGCGGGGGGAAGCGACGGGGACGGCCGCTACGGCCCCGCCCCGAAGGGGAGGATGGGAGAAGGGGCGCATCGTGAGGCATTGCGCTCCGATTCGCGAGTGGCCGCTGAAGTCAATGCAGAGCCCGAACGTAGCAGCAAGCACGGCTCCAGGTTCACAGTAACAGTAGTCACGAGAGCTGCTCACTGAGAACTTCACCAAACCAGCGTAATTTCTGCTGTTCTGAGAGAATAAGCCACAGAGTGGCTCAGGACCCTGCAAGGAGGGCCGTCCCGGTGCTCCTGGCACCACAGCCTATATACGGAAACAGGGGGGAAGGGGGCAGCTCTGTGATTCAACTCCAAACTCCACAAATGTAAACTTTAGGGCAAGATCTTCTGCCTGAATGGCAACGGGAGGAAGACAATAGGCAAAGTGAAAGCAGTGGTCAAGACACTGGGTGCTGattcagcagcaaaactggTATCACATAGGTAACTCGAAATGCAACCATCCACTTTCCATAAGAAATCAACTAATTTTTTATACCTGGTAGTCAAAACAATTTTATACTGCATGAGTTTGCCTTCACACACTTACACATTTGTCTTAGGAACCAAACATGCTGCTACGAAGAGCTGCCAGAGGGTCTTCAGCTCAGGACATACCCTTTGCTGAAGCCAGAGGTGCTGGTGGGAGAGGTCAATCCCTCTTTCCCTCCAAGTACCATATTATCAAAAGAAGATGTAAAACCTTCCAGTTAACCCATCTGGCTTTGAGATGTATTAAGGACACCCCCATGCACATCTCTAAAAACAGCAACTTCTAAGTGGGAGAGATGGCAAATAGCTGAAGCCAGTAGCCTTTTCCATTGATGGAAAGACTGAAAAGGTGATGCTATGTTGTTACCTGAGAGAAAAATATCAAGCAGTAGCAGAAGACAGATTGCTAGCCATGCCCACAGCTCCCATTTCTCTTCATGGGCAGACAAGAATGCTTTTCTGTAAAAGTTCAATGCATTAGAGCACACAATTGAGAAGGTGAGGATCCTTTCCATCACAACAAAGTGGGTAACTTTGCATCCTCTGATGTAAGCAACAATGATGCTGGTGGTTTAAGAGTCTGCTGAATCTGGCCCAGAAGCACCAACTTCCCTGTAACCCATGACCAGAATAGCAGgcctaggaaaaaaatacacactcACCAAACATACCATTCCCTAAATCAAGATAGTAAAGCTTGCAAGGAATTTAGACCTTAAAATCTCCCACAAATGGTAAGAACAgagttttaaatgcaaaaaaatacaaCCGTGAAGAAACTGGTTAACAGCAAGAATACAGCAACTCCAATCTTAGTATGGCCAAAAGGCAGTTTTAGAATACGAGTGACCTTTTTTAACACATGGTTATCCATTCATTCAGTGGCATTTTTCACCAAAATGTTCCTCCAATCACAAACACCAAAGAAACACTTAAGCTTTTAATAAGTTATAAAGCTTAGTTTTTTGCTCATGAGCTCAAtgggtttgttgtttgttttttggttttctttttaacagaaacGGGCTCAATGCAGTCAGTATTCACCAGCCACTGCCACACCTATCAGAAGCACCAGTGAAGAACCAACTCCCACTATAGTTATATCAGCTATGGGCTCTGTCTGACAACAGCAAGCAAAGTTGGCTGCCCCCACTGAAATGTGCCATCTCTAGCAAATGCTTATggtttttgtatgttttaacCTAACAGAGAAGGCTACGCATAGCACATATCAGAATGTGACTGAGGTTATGACTGATTCTCACATAGCACTGTTAAAATAAATCTCTGCTACTTTGTAACGTTCTATAAAAATTTACTAATTACCATAACAGAATAATCACTGCAATCTTTCCAATAAATATAGCACGAGGAGTTCAGTGAAACCAGAATAAAGAACCTTTCAAAACAGCTCCTTAGTTATACCTTGTTTTAACTGCCCCCTTTGTGCATGAGCAGCATAAGTGATCTCATTTCAATCCCTACCATAACTCACGAGAAAAAAACAGTCAAAGTAAGCTATAAAAACCACAGTACATCAGAATTCCATGTAAATAAACATGTACACTTGTATCAAGAAGCTCATTAACAACTTAAAGCACCATTCAGAAATTCAGTACCATACATGTTACAGTACATTCCATTTATTATGACAATTTAAGGCTAAAATAGGTACGACTCCCTTATAGTCAAGCTTCCttatatttataaatgcatACAAACATTAAGTAATATAAATGTGTAGGGTTTTTCTTATTGCTCTGAACTGTCTACTACAATGTTGAACTTTCCCAGATATtgtcaggttgtttttttttcaatcaagTTGAAGTCCTAAAATTGCAACATATGGCACTTGTATGGTTATAGACCTTCTCTCATTTAAGTtgtaaataaattcaaaaaCATATCAGAAAATATTGCCCATCATTGCAAACTCTGTTACGTAGTTAACCAAACAATTGTCCATAAGATACATAATTCACCACAAAGAATATTTCTGcgactcttcaggaaggattttcttttcaaaacagtaGGCCTAACCAAGTGGCAAACAAGACAACCAGCAAGAAATAATTGACTACTACCAGTCTAAAAGACTgggttttaaaaaacaaaaaagctgaatATGTGCtccaaaacaaagagcaaactTTTTTCTTGCTCACAGAGCAATTATGTTTCCTAATTATGAAGGGTAATGCCTCATTCTGCCAGTGCCAAATTCTTTGACTGCAGCTTGTCCATTTCTTGTCCAATATTTCCTTCAACTGTATCACACTGGGcaagaaaagcctgaaaataaacaaaaaaaaaccaacaagtgTTACAGAGGATGTAATTACAGTAACGACAGAATGCTTAAGAACAGAGACTAAAGTCTCCCTCATAAATATGAAGATGCCAGTGCAGTGACCACCTTGTAGTTCAGTTTTCATTAATTActtttaataatttcatttactCAGAATGTAACAGAAACACAGGACTTGATAAGGCAGCCTCACTAGTCCAACCACTCAACTATTTGAGTTAAATCAAAGTTCATAAGCAACAATAAGAATCACAAAGCTTCAGATGGACTTTTAAACTCCCTCCTAAAACACACACTTTTGTAGCCACAGTTGGGAGGGACAGTCACACTCAGTCGAAGCTAAAACAAGTTGTCATGAAATCAAGGATGAGTCTATTTCTCAAGACTCCAAGTCAACATGAACCCCCATCTTCACTGGTACAGAAGTGTCCAGCAGTAGTAAAGGATAAggggataaaaaaaagaaaactcaccTGAACCCTTTTCACCAATCCCTTCTTTTTTAGTCTGCAGTCATTGAAGTTCTCTGGCAGattctgcaataaaataaacaagctgATGTAGCTTAATGCTGAAGCTGACATACTAGACACACAGCAAAGACTGGATGTGTTAAAGATCTGAATCCTCTCAACAGGCATCTTGAAAACCTCATGCCTGCACAGCGAAGATAATTACACGAGGACTTAAAAATCATGAATTCAAAAAACGAGGGATACGGCATGCTGACTGTAAACAGCTGAGCTAGCAAATCTACCACACCTTCAGGTAACATAAAGCAATAGGTTACATACACTGCTTCTGTCTACTCTGGCATGTGTTAACTCCTGCTGAGCATCaagttcatttttgtttgcagaCTATTAAAACGGATTAATTTCTTACAAACACATTCACTCACTCACTTGCTAGAATTATAACATGTCATCAGTAACACAGGCATTGCCAGTCTGCTTAACTGCACGTCTGATATTCTCTGCCATTTATTCATGGAAGGTAACAGATGTGAAGCGTTACGTGCTGACAGCTTTTAATTGAATTCAAACTGCATCACTTTCCACACTCCTTCCACCCGGTATGCTCATGTAACGTCAGCTCAGCGGTCATTACATGCTTGGTCATTTTGTTAAGCTGTTTTATTAAATTGGAGTGTTGGTGCAAAAAGTGCTCAGGTTTatggtggtggtgtttgtttttttttctctaacagGCAGAACACCCATGCAGATTACTCTTATCAAACTTGTGTGAACATTCTTAGAAACATAACGCTCTTATTCTGTGGGGAAGAAGCACATTTGTAAGTAAGTTAACCAGGTTAACTCCAGGAATGTGTCATTCAAAACGGAAATTCTCCTACAGGAGCCTGTCCTGTCTACAATCCTTCCTTCATATACGCTGTGTCTTCTTATATCCTTTGCAGTTACAGCATGAAATGGTTTCAGAAGTTGTTATTACATTTTCAACAATGGTTACAATGGTCTAAAATAAGAATTCCTTTTCACTTGTGGCACAATGCTTTCATATTGTTCATTTCAGAAGCTACGCTGCTCTTtacaaactgtattttctaGCACTGTGTACTATAGTAAGACTTTGCTCACTGCAGCGCATTCCATCTGCACGTCTCCTCCCAATAAGCAGGACATTGTGAAAAGATTCTGTAACGTGTTTTCCTTCAGACACTGAATGCCCCAGAGACATGtcaaaacatttgaaaagtGAGTTTAATGCTGTGGGTGACCACTCTTCAGACACTAGTTCTAGTTCATAAACAATACTGAAGGTCTTTGGAGTATTTAGAGCTttcacacaggaaaacaaactctAAAGAAATATTACAAGGTTATATGAGGTATCACAAGAGGTCTTAGAAATGACACCCTATatccacacacaaaaaatcctATTTTCTGTTCGTTTTCAACAGCACAGTTCACTTTTATGATGATAAAACAATCACAAGAAACATTTAGCATAAAGAGCATAGTTGATGCATACTCCCTTGATCCCATCCGACAGGGATATTACAATAGCTACCACACATCACCAATGCTCATCAGTTGTAAATGAGGATTTTTCCCGACCCTCTATGTAAGAGAATTTTCGTTGTAAACAGCGgcttctttaaaacaaaccatTAAATGGCAGCTTGTTTTAATTGTGAACACACAAATGGTAACAAGTAGGTAGCTCTACTTTCACTGAAGAGACGACAGTATTTTTATGCTTCTTATGCTTTAGAAGAAATCTCCCCCGAAGCTTTGATTTCAGGCTTACGATTCATACAACAAGATTTAAGAATTACTATTATGAAAAGCTTATCCCGTGTTTATTTATCCAAATATATTCAAAGATTTAGTAATAAATTCTCATCACCCCAAGTGTAAGCGACAGAACTTCAGAGAAGCCAGCAAACTGCATGTTAGCAGCACAATTCTATTAGCTTTGGagtgtttccttctttccatcctTGAAACGTCGATTGAGTATTAGGAGGGACAAGGAGACTGCAAAAAGCTTCATCAGAACAGGATGGTTATTCAGGTAAGGCTTACAGAGGAATTATAACTCAAATAATCCTCAAGGAGCATGAGCCACCAGAACATAACTATGAGTGTCTtgcatttcagaacagaaggTTTTTTTCACTTGTGTGAGCACTGTTTCTCTGCAACGCTCTGGATTCCACGTCTGTCATTAAAGCAAAAGTCATCATGATAACAAAGTAATCTCTCAGACCACAGTATTGGTGGCAGACTTCCTGTCAATGAGAGGAGGATCATAAGAAGTATGTAGTGTCATGTCTGTCATTTCACCCTTTCCTACTCATCTCACGAAAGCTTTTATTCATGAAGCTTCtcagtttttttaaaaactgtgatCAAGTCAAGCATTTTCTGTGTTCCCCTGAGATCTGTAATAAGCAGTGTGATTTCACTTTTACTCCTTGACCAAATCCTCCAGTTGctaaaatatttctggtttctctttgcatttctggTGATGCAAAGAGACAAATCAAGTGCTCAACAAGACTGAACTAGTGTTCCTCTtgaataataacaataaaaacctTCAAAGATCTGTGGCTTATGGAAAGGCCCAGTCTCTTAGATGTTTACAGGATCCCTCCACCCCTCTTGCTGTAGAAGCAGCAgctattttaaacaaatgttaaAACATGTAAGTTGCAGCTGCTGTACCCAAAAGCTTCAAGACTGAGCTACTTCAAGACTATGCTTTCACACTTTTGGCAGTGACACCATATTTTACTCCCACTCCAATACTGTACAACAACCCAACTACTTCTGGCATTTCTTAACTGAGTACATCTTTTCAATTTCTCAGAAGCTTCCACgacaaaccaaacaacaacaacaaaaaaaaacccacagcctTCTTTGTATATTAAACAAATATGGAGTTCGGTAAATATAACATAGCTTCATCCACTGGTGTGAAAACTCTCACtttatttcttgctttaaaaatgtgagGCTTATCAACGCCATAGGCTCTTATTAACTCTTCACTGGAAGTAATAAGTAACTACATGAAAAGACAGCAGTCTTTAGTTTTAGCTCTGGCTTCTCTGCTTCTACAAGAGACAAAACTGAGGCACAGGGACTCCATTATTCCCTCAAGATGGTTATAAGACTTCTAAAATCTTGTACTAAACCTGGAAGTCCCTTGCCCAGTACTACATAGAGTATGAGCAGATAGATAATCACACCATTATCATAAAGTTTACTAGTAAAGTTTGCCAAGATAAGCTAAAAGGGTAGAACTGGAGTAAAAGATACCCATTTCATGTCGTCTCAACAGACTGCTGCCCCAAATGAAGGTTTTCTGTAGAACGGAGATGTATACGTAAGAATTAAGGCCACCATTTATAAACAGACGTTGCCAAGAAGTCTTATGGACACATACAGGAGCAAGAGCtggttaagaaagaaaagaatttgcaAGCCAATTAACTCTTTTTGAAAGCCAAACTGAATTTGTtcgtattttaaaatatcaaagaaTTTACAAGAAAGATGTACTCTTAAAATTCTGTCTGGTTTTGGTTCTTTTCTGTGACTATTTACTTACAATGGCATCAACCTGTTCCAGGATCTTCATGAACTGCTCTGCAGTTCCTTTTATCCTCTTGTCCAGCTGTTTTAGAGCTTCTGCTTGGAGATCCTTTGCTAAAAATCCCTGataaagaaaaagggggaagtAAAGAAAATCGTTCCACACCTTACAGAACGCTCAGCTTGGAAAAATCTGTCGGtgtaacaaagcaaaaaacatcttttattGTAGTTTCAAGTATAAAAGGGACTCCCATCTCAATCTGTATTCCATCAGTGTGTAAAATCAAC is part of the Gallus gallus isolate bGalGal1 chromosome 2, bGalGal1.mat.broiler.GRCg7b, whole genome shotgun sequence genome and harbors:
- the BAG1 gene encoding BAG family molecular chaperone regulator 1 isoform X1 is translated as MAVPGAPVSVTVTYSNEKHNIQVASQQEDGEPTLQDMAVLIEQVTGVPVSFQKLIYKGKSLKELEQPLSALGVKNGCKVMLIGKRGFLAKDLQAEALKQLDKRIKGTAEQFMKILEQVDAINLPENFNDCRLKKKGLVKRVQAFLAQCDTVEGNIGQEMDKLQSKNLALAE